The stretch of DNA AGGGAGACGCCACCGCCTTGGCGAAACTGGATGCTCCGGATTCCGGGCGATCCTGGGCCAGCAAGGCCCGGCCTTCGAGATAGTGGGCGAATCCATCGAGCGAACCTCCAAGCTCCTTCGTATCACGAATCGCGATGGCGGTCTGAAGCATGCCGCTCCAGTCCCCTTGTTTTTGCAGGATGAATCCTTTCAGCAACCACAAGGACACGGAGGCGGGGAAGGTCGGGATGTATTGGGCCAGGAGTTCCAGGGTTTGCGCGTCGAGTCCCAGTTCGAGCCTGGCCTTGGACAGGATCTCCACTTCGGCTTCACTCGCGGGCCGCAGCGACGATGAGACGGCGAGTTCTTGCGCCCGTGAGCGCTGCCCGCGCTGGGCCAGCAGCATCCAGAAGCGAGCGTGATCCGCGGCGAGCGCGCGTTGGTGCTCTCCGAGCCGCTGGAGGGACTTCTCATAAGCGGAGCTATCGCCGCGGGCCAGAGCGATTTGCATGAGCAGACGATGGGCAAAGACGGACCGTTCACGGGAATCGTCTTGAGCGGCCTGGGTGATCTCGACCGGATAGGTTGTGGCGGCGGGGTCTCGAAGGGCTTCGTGTGTCAACGCGAGGAGCTTTCCGTCCCCGGCGTCCAGCAAGCCGGGCGGGCCGGCCGACAGCGCGCGGGAAAACTCGCCGAACTCGCCTGCGAGCACGAGGGATTTGAGCCACTGCAAGTGAACCGTTGGAGGGAGCGGCTTGGGCGAATCCTTAAGGAAGTGAATCGCGAGTCCAAAGCGTCCGCTGGAATTGAGAATGTCGGACGCCATTTCCAAGTCGGCGGCGTTGGTCTGGGAAAGTCGCAGCAGCCAAAACAGGCGGGCCACGGTGTAGGAACGGGACTCCTCGGTGACCGCGTGTTTGGCCACGATGCGGAGGCTTCTTCGCAAGAGGTCCTGATTTGCCGGCGTATTCTCGATGGCGAGTTGGTAGCTGATCAAGGCCTCGCCCACCTTGCCCTGTTCGAGGGCTTCACGGCCTGAACGTTCCAGGGCTCGGGCTTGCAAAACATCCAGGAAGCTGATGCGGATCTCGGGGGTGAAGCCCTCCGGAGTGGATCTCCAAATCTTCGGGAGAGCGAGCGCGATGGTGATGCCGACGGAGATCACCATCAGCACCATGGCGCGGAACGCTCCGGAATAGAGCCAGAGCTTCACCACCATGTACAGAGCGGGGTAATTCCAGAATCTGGAGGCGATTTCTTCTTTCCGTCCGGGGCGCATGTTTGAACATGTGGAGTCTGCTCGCGATGCCGGGCGGCGTCAATTGGACACCGGGAACCCTCGACTCCGCGGGTAACTGGATCCAGCCATGGCGGGCGGGCATCATGCTTATCCGTGGATGGGGAGGTCGCCGTCGTTTTCCTTTTGCCCCGGAGCGCGGCTGGGTCGTCCTTCGACCCGCCGCGCTCCCTGAGAATAAGAATTGCTCAATTGCTGCGGTGCATCCGCAAGTGGTCGGGGCGCGCCGTTCACGGCGCTTCCGCTCGTGCCCATCGGACGCGGCGATCTCCTCCCGTTCCTGGCCCGCCCCGGGTGAATGCCTTCGATCTGGCAGCACCCTTGTCTGTTGGAGTCGCCTTGCCCCTTGGAAGACACGCCTTGAATCCGCGCCTCTTTCAGCCGCACGAACCACCTTTCGCAATCCCGTCGGATTTCTTACGCGCGGATTGAGGGGCCGACAACACACTGGACAGCTCCGGGGCTTTCCGTCTTACTTCACGCGTTTTTCCGCGGGGGCGGGGCGCGCGTGTGCCTCGTCATAAAACCTTCCGCGACTTCGCATCGATCGTGACACACCGCCCATGAAGCAAGACCTGCTGGTTCGCGCCAAGTCGCTCGGATTCTCCGACCGCCAAATCGCCCATCTGACGGGCCAGACGGAGGAGGAGATCCGAGCACTCCGCTATGGCATGGGTTTGGTGCCGAGCTACCGTCTGGTCGATACCTGCGCCGCCGAATTCGAGGCTTACACGCCGTATTATTACTCCACTTACGATCGCGGCGACGACGAAGTGCGCGGCAACGAGGCCCGAAAGATCATGATTCTCGGCGGAGGCCCGAACCGCATCGGCCAGGGCATCGAATTCGACTATTGCTGCGTGCACGCCGCGTTCGCACTGAAGGCGGACGGATTCGAGACGCTGATGGTGAATTCGAATCCGGAGACCGTTTCCACCGATTACGACACCAGCGACAAACTCTTTTTTGAACCGCTCACGCTGGAGGATGTTCTGCACATTTACGAGCGGGAGAAATGCTGGGGGGCCATTGCCCAATTCGGCGGCCAAACGCCCTTGAACCTTGCCCTGGGATTGCAAAAGAACGGCGTGCGTATCCTTGGCACCAGTCCGCAAAGCATCGAGATCGCGGAAGACCGCAAGCTCTTCGCCGCCATGCTGCGCAAGCTCGATATCCCCCAGCCGCCAAACGGCATCGCCACCAACGAACAGGAGGCGCTTGAGGCGGCCCGCGCTCTCGGTTATCCGATTCTGGTCCGGCCCTCGTTTGTGCTCGGCGGTCGGGCGATGCAAATCGTCTATTCCGAAGCCGAGCTGCAACACTACATGCGCTTCGCGGTGGAGGCTTCGCCGGAGCGTCCGGTGCTGGTGGACAAGTTTCTCGAGGATGCCACCGAGGTGGACGTGGATTGCATCGCGGATGTGGGCCAGGACGGACGATCCGGACGCATCGTGATTGGCGGGATGCTCGAGCACATTGAGTTTGCCGGCGTGCATTCCGGGGACGCGGCGATGGTTTTGCCGCCCCACACGCTCACTCCCGCGGTGATCGACAAAATCCGGGAACACACCCACGCGATGGCTCGTGAACTGAAGGTGGTGGGGCTGATGAACGTGCAGTACGCCGTCAAGGACGACGTCGTTTATGTGCTGGAAGTGAACCCGAGAGCTTCTCGCACGGTGCCTTTTGTGAGCAAAGCCATCGGGGTTCCTCTGGCCAAGCTCGCGGCGCAGATCATGGCCGGCAAGACGCTCGAAGAACTGGGCTTCACCGAGGAAATCTGGCCAACCTATTGGGCCGTCAAGGAGTCGGTGTTTCCCTTCAACCGGTTTCACGGACAGGACATCCTGCTCTCTCCGGAGATGCGTTCCACCGGTGAAGTCATGGGTCTGGATGCCGATTTGGGCGTGGCCTATGCCAAATCCCAGATGGCGGCCAACGCGCCGCTCCCGCTGTCAGGCAATGTCTTTCTGAGTGTCAGTGATCATCACAAGGCGGGTGTGGTGGAGGTGGCGCGGCTGTTCACCGAGCTGGGATTTCAGCTCGTGGCCACCGGCGGCACGGCCCGCATTCTGGCCGCGGCGGGGCTGGCCGTGAGACAGATTCACAAGCTTTCAGAGGGCCGTCCCAATGCGGTGGATTTGCTCAAGAACAAGGAAATCCAGCTCGTGATCAACACGCCCAGCGGCGCGAGTCCGCGGGCCGACGAAGTGAAGATTCGCACCACGGCGGTTTATACGGGCACCCCGATCATGACGACCTTGAGCGGGGCGCGCGCGGCGGCCTTGGGCATCGCGGCATTAAAGCGGTCCGGGTACGAAGTGCGAACGGTGCAGGAATACCACTGAGTCCCGTGCGGCAAAAACTTTTCGTTGGGGGACGTTCCCGGCGCTCGTTCGATGTCTGACCCTCTCGATGTGATCGTTTTGGGCGTCGGCGCTTTCACGCACGGCGTGATGCGTGCCCTGGCGGATGATGGTGCCAAAGTGCGCGCCTTTCTCACCCGAAATTACGGGCACTATGGCCCCCGATTGGCGGGAGAGTGTTGGGACGCTTCCCAGGCGAGCAGTCCCTTGGACCTTCCGGGGGCCCGTCAAGCCAGCCTCTTCTTGCCCATGTCGCTCGAATGGGCGCTGAAGCCATGGACCGCGGAGGTGCTGGACAGTGGGGTGCCGATTCTCTGTCCCACGGGCGAGGGGTTGCGTTTGGAGCGAGAACGGGATTGTGCGAGGGCCTTGTGTGAACGATTTGGGATCCCTTTTCCAAGGTCCTACTTCGCAGCCAATGGCGCTGAGGCCTTGCATTACACGAGGCGCCATCCGGCCGGTTATGTCTTGAAGAACCCGCTCTGTGCTCCCAACAGTCCACTCCACACCATCGCCTGTGAGACGGTGGCCGAGACTGAGGCTTGGATCCGCCGGGTCGATGATCGCGAGGGCATCTTTTTGCAGGAATACCTCGGACGAAGGGAGGCGGGGCATATTGCACTTGTCAGCGCGGGCGAGTTGTATTCCCTGGTGACCAATCAGGAATACAAACGGGCCTTCGACGGCAACCAAGGGATTGTGGCGGGCGCGCCCCTGGGCGGTTTGGTCGAAGCCGATCCTGAAGATCGTTACGGGTTGGCCGCGGAGCTTTTGCGTCCTCTTTTGCCATGGTTTCGGGAAGTCCGCTTTCATGGTCCCGTTCAAGTGACGGCCATGCGGCATCGCGATCGCTGGCACGTGTTGGAATACAATGTGAGGCTTGGTGTGACGAGCGGGCCGATGTTGTCGCGGATGCTGAAGGATCCGGCCTCCGTGTTTCTGGCTGCCGCCCGGAATTTACCTTTACGTCCTGTGTTCAAGCCGGGGCTTCGCTTTGGATGTTCGCTCACGCTGGCGGGATATGGGTATCCGTTTACGTCTTTGGAGGGGCCGGAGGTGCCGGTGGAGGTGCGGGGTCCGTTCTCGTGCGACGTGTGGTGGAATGAAGTGCGCGCGGATTCCGCGGGCGCTCCGGTGGCCACGGGGCATCGCGTGGCCGATGTGTGCGCATTAGCCGGAGAATTGGAGGACGCCATCGCCTTGGCTTATGAGAACATCCGGCGCATCCGGGTGATGGGAAGCTATTTTCGAACCGATGTGGGAAGGAGTTTATGGCCGCCCGGTTCGGAGTAACCCCATGACGCACGACGAGCATGGCCGGGGCGCCTGGATCGAGATCGACATCGGGAACCTGCAGGCCAATTTTGAAAAGATCCGCGCGGAGCTTCCGGCGCGAGTCGGCATGCTGTCCGTGGTCAAAGCGGGTGGTTACGGGCATGGCGCCGAGTGGGTGGCGCGGTGCGCGCTGGACCAGGGTGCTTTCGGGCTCGGAGTGGCGACGATCGGCGAGGCGGCACCGTTGCGTAGAGCTTTTCCCGAGGCAAGAATCCTCATGCTGGCCAATCCCATGCCGGAGGATTTCCAACCCGCGGTCGAATTAAAAGTGACGTTGTGTCCGGGCCAGATGGAGACGCTGGAGCGGATGGAGCATTTTGGCCGCGGGCGTGGCGAACCCTTGCTCATCCACCTCAAGATCAACACGGGGATGAACCGCTATGGTTTGCGGTGGGACGAGGTGGAGTCATGGACCTCGCGGATGCGAACCTTTCGGCACGTGCGGCTGGAAGGTGTTTTTTCGCATTTCGCCATGAGTGATGAGGCGGACAAGACCTCCGCGATTCTCCAGATGGAGCGATTCGCGGCGGTCCTGGAAGTCATGAAACGCTCGGGGTTGGATCCCGGGTTGAGACATCTTTGCAACAGCGGCGGATTTCTGGATTTGCCGGGAGCCCACTGGGACGTGGTGCGGCTGGGATTGCTGCCGCTGGGGGTGTTTCCATCCAAAGTGTGCCGACGCATTCCGGGGATTGAGCCGGTGTTGTCGGTTAAAGCCCGCCTCGCCGCGATTCAGCGCATCAAGCCTGGCGAAACGGTCGGATACGGTTTGCGCTACACCGCGACGTGTGAGCGCGTGATGGGGATCGTGCCGTTGGGATACGGCGATGGTTTTCCCAGGGTTCGAAACGAAGGGGAAGTGCTGGTGGGCGGAAGGCGCGCACCCCTGGCCGGGTCCGTCGCGATGGACGCGTTTGCGGTGGATTTGACTGAAATACCCGAGGCCAGGTTGTACGACGAAGTGGTGGTGTTGGGGCGGCAAGGGAGTGAGGAAATTCGGGCCGAGGAAATGGCGGCGTTGAAGAAGAGCGTGACTTATGATCTGTTGTCCGGGTGGCGCGGACGGCTGCCCCGTCGCCTTGCGGATCCCCGGACTCGGGGTTAACCCGCATCGCATCTTTCCGGTCGCGGAATCCATATGAAATCTCCGGGCGAACCGGCTCATGAGACTGATCTTCTCCGAATCCGAACCTGACTACTCTCGCTATTGTTATCCTTACGTTGTTTGGGCCGCGCCCGATCCCGAGGATGAGCCTGTCCATTTTTTCCAGGCCGGATTCCTTCCCGCGTCGCCTGCCATGGACAGCTATTATCTGACCCGGCAGTTGAGGCTGCCCTTGGGCTGTTTTCGGTTGAGCTCCGAAAACCGGAGAATTCTGCGCAAGGGCGCTCCGCTTCGATGCCGGCTGATTGCCAAGGGCGATTATGAAGTGACGGCGGACAAGCGGGATCGATGGTTGGGCTACGCGGACGCGAGATTTGGCCCGGGAGTCATGTCGGCGCGCAGGCTCCAAGGATTGTTGGAGGGGGAAGTCATCTCCCATTTTCTGGTGTTTGAGGACGAGGCACGGGACGGACACGAGGTCGGTATCGTTCTGTTGTACCTGTCGCGTCCTACCCTGGCGTTTTATTATTACGCATTCTATGATTTGGAATATTTGAGCCGCAATCTCGGCATGTACATGATGACGCGGGCGGCCGAGCTTTTCGCGGCGGAGGGATTTTCGTGGCTGCATCTGGGCACGTGCTATTCGGAAAGGGCGCTTTACAAGACCCAGTTCTCGGGGATCGAGTTTTTCAATGGTTTTCGATGGTCGAGCGATCTTGACTCCTTGAAACACTTGTTGCGCAGGGACGTTCGATCGGCTCACGCCCTGCAAGATCCGGTGTTTCTAGGCATGGAAGGCGGGTTACCCTCGATCTTGAAGACGCGCGGTTTCCGTCTGGCATGAATGGGCAGCCCCCGGGCTGGAGGAGGTTGAAGCCCGGCTTCGAGGCCTTTGGGGGTGACCCCGGCGCGCGAGGCCGGAGTTCGGCTCCTCCCCCTTCCCATGCGTGACCATCCCTGCCGGGATTGCGCCGACGCCCAGACCGGCGCAGCCCTGTTTCTGACCTGCACCCCGGGGAAAGTTTCTTCTGCGCCGCCCCCGCGCGACCCGCTGCGGCTGGCTTCCAGCACGGCCGCGCTCCGAACGTCAGATTGCGGCTGCCCCTGTGCGCGGAAATGTCAAAAATCCGAAGTTGACAAAGCGGGGCATCTGTCGAAGTAGTTTGAGCGAAGAGTAACGGCGCACCCCAAGAGTGCCACGGGAAGATTCTATGATTTCGAACGAACGGCCTTCGCCCTACGGGCATCACGGACAACGGCACGGCCAGGGCCATGGCCACGGACACAACAACCATCGCTCGCACGATTCCGGGGCGCGCGGTTCCTCCCAGGAGGATACCCTTCAATCGACCAAGATTCAGATCGAGCGCAAGACGTTCGTTCTGACCTTGAAGGAGAATGCCCGGGGCCGCTTTTTGAGGATCACCGAGGATGTGAACGGCCGCCGCGACACCATTATCATTCCATCCACGGGCCTCGAGGAATTCCGCAAAGCCGTGGAGGAGATGGTTCAGGTTTCCGACGAGACGCCGCCGCGCAATGACGGCATGGAGTGAGGCCGGACTTTTCCGGACGAGGCGCGCCCGGATTCTCCCCAGCTCTGGCAGACCGTGGCGAGCAAGGCCGGATTCATCTCGACACAATGGGAACGTTCCGGGAAGCGC from Verrucomicrobiota bacterium encodes:
- the carB gene encoding carbamoyl-phosphate synthase large subunit; amino-acid sequence: MKQDLLVRAKSLGFSDRQIAHLTGQTEEEIRALRYGMGLVPSYRLVDTCAAEFEAYTPYYYSTYDRGDDEVRGNEARKIMILGGGPNRIGQGIEFDYCCVHAAFALKADGFETLMVNSNPETVSTDYDTSDKLFFEPLTLEDVLHIYEREKCWGAIAQFGGQTPLNLALGLQKNGVRILGTSPQSIEIAEDRKLFAAMLRKLDIPQPPNGIATNEQEALEAARALGYPILVRPSFVLGGRAMQIVYSEAELQHYMRFAVEASPERPVLVDKFLEDATEVDVDCIADVGQDGRSGRIVIGGMLEHIEFAGVHSGDAAMVLPPHTLTPAVIDKIREHTHAMARELKVVGLMNVQYAVKDDVVYVLEVNPRASRTVPFVSKAIGVPLAKLAAQIMAGKTLEELGFTEEIWPTYWAVKESVFPFNRFHGQDILLSPEMRSTGEVMGLDADLGVAYAKSQMAANAPLPLSGNVFLSVSDHHKAGVVEVARLFTELGFQLVATGGTARILAAAGLAVRQIHKLSEGRPNAVDLLKNKEIQLVINTPSGASPRADEVKIRTTAVYTGTPIMTTLSGARAAALGIAALKRSGYEVRTVQEYH
- a CDS encoding phosphoribosylamine--glycine ligase, translated to MSDPLDVIVLGVGAFTHGVMRALADDGAKVRAFLTRNYGHYGPRLAGECWDASQASSPLDLPGARQASLFLPMSLEWALKPWTAEVLDSGVPILCPTGEGLRLERERDCARALCERFGIPFPRSYFAANGAEALHYTRRHPAGYVLKNPLCAPNSPLHTIACETVAETEAWIRRVDDREGIFLQEYLGRREAGHIALVSAGELYSLVTNQEYKRAFDGNQGIVAGAPLGGLVEADPEDRYGLAAELLRPLLPWFREVRFHGPVQVTAMRHRDRWHVLEYNVRLGVTSGPMLSRMLKDPASVFLAAARNLPLRPVFKPGLRFGCSLTLAGYGYPFTSLEGPEVPVEVRGPFSCDVWWNEVRADSAGAPVATGHRVADVCALAGELEDAIALAYENIRRIRVMGSYFRTDVGRSLWPPGSE
- the alr gene encoding alanine racemase, whose translation is MWEGVYGRPVRSNPMTHDEHGRGAWIEIDIGNLQANFEKIRAELPARVGMLSVVKAGGYGHGAEWVARCALDQGAFGLGVATIGEAAPLRRAFPEARILMLANPMPEDFQPAVELKVTLCPGQMETLERMEHFGRGRGEPLLIHLKINTGMNRYGLRWDEVESWTSRMRTFRHVRLEGVFSHFAMSDEADKTSAILQMERFAAVLEVMKRSGLDPGLRHLCNSGGFLDLPGAHWDVVRLGLLPLGVFPSKVCRRIPGIEPVLSVKARLAAIQRIKPGETVGYGLRYTATCERVMGIVPLGYGDGFPRVRNEGEVLVGGRRAPLAGSVAMDAFAVDLTEIPEARLYDEVVVLGRQGSEEIRAEEMAALKKSVTYDLLSGWRGRLPRRLADPRTRG
- a CDS encoding RNA-binding protein, whose translation is MISNERPSPYGHHGQRHGQGHGHGHNNHRSHDSGARGSSQEDTLQSTKIQIERKTFVLTLKENARGRFLRITEDVNGRRDTIIIPSTGLEEFRKAVEEMVQVSDETPPRNDGME